One region of Nevskia ramosa DSM 11499 genomic DNA includes:
- a CDS encoding MarR family winged helix-turn-helix transcriptional regulator translates to MNAKRYHLPFLEDVRTQRYVCFAEQLRSANRAITKLYTEHLGDADIGIAQLSLLIRLYYFGEITLSRLAQNLETDRTTLTRNVQILERSGHLEIGGGEDRRQRKVRLTDRGFESLKTTIPRWLKAQEALRQQLGDPLWDELFQGMRRLARMEKEPTRQKSSVRSHSHGASR, encoded by the coding sequence ATGAACGCCAAGCGCTACCACCTGCCTTTCCTCGAAGACGTCCGCACGCAGCGTTACGTCTGCTTCGCCGAACAGCTGCGCTCGGCGAACCGCGCGATCACCAAGCTGTACACCGAGCATCTGGGTGATGCCGATATCGGTATCGCCCAGCTGTCGCTGCTGATCCGGCTGTACTACTTCGGCGAGATCACGCTGTCGCGACTGGCGCAGAACCTCGAAACCGATCGCACAACCCTGACCCGCAACGTGCAGATCCTGGAGCGCTCCGGACATCTGGAAATCGGCGGCGGCGAGGATCGCCGGCAGCGCAAGGTCCGCCTCACCGATCGTGGCTTCGAATCACTGAAGACCACGATTCCGCGCTGGCTCAAGGCTCAGGAGGCGCTGCGCCAGCAGCTCGGCGATCCGCTATGGGACGAGCTGTTTCAGGGCATGCGCAGGCTGGCCCGGATGGAAAAGGAACCGACTCGGCAGAAATCGTCGGTTCGGTCTCATTCCCATGGAGCAAGCAGATGA